One genomic region from Leptospira tipperaryensis encodes:
- the recG gene encoding ATP-dependent DNA helicase RecG: protein MKNSVSKSENTNGTSALLSPVTVIKGIGPSKAGALASIGIFTLQDLLNFFPRRYLDRNLTDNVLLKAGESVTLILEVVDAYLAHGKKSRLVVGAKTRNNERISLVFFRGVNFFQRIFQPGTTLVATGKLEFFRGFQLIHPDYEILTSAIKPTYTVSSSSSKKKEVPKEAEEEPEELPEMIHAGRIIPLYPSGEALKSEGLDSRGFRKILYLALEKLKDRIPEILPKQIVQKRDLVPREEAYREIHFPTDESALEKARYRLKYEELFYFNLLIEHKKKEREKIKRVLWPLPNSKTALTVRKNLPFQLTEDQETAIQKILELTVKEQPAAVLLQGDVGSGKTLVALLTALRYLDNQIQVCMVAPTEILARQHYQTILGFLGNMPFLGIELLVGKEPKKNRYEKLYRIKKGDTLFVIGTHSVFSEDVEFLDLGLVIIDEQHKFGVDQREALRSKGKNPDILAMTATPIPRTLCLTLYGDLDLLTIKSKPKGRMPIQTKWFQEDRRDGVYKSIRKYVSSGRQCYIVYPLVEESEKVDLKSCIEAYEQLKHEIFPDFQVGLVHGKMDTEEKDRVMKEFSKNRIQILVSTTVIEVGIDVPNSTVMMIEHADRFGISQLHQLRGRVGRGDQESFCILMTDSKVTDDARVRLDAMVNLSDGFALSEIDLQLRGPGELLGVRQSGLPDFRIADLREDSKLIELTREDATLFGNPGDLEKEEIRGRFSEGRLLFSN from the coding sequence ATGAAGAACTCGGTCTCTAAATCGGAAAATACAAACGGAACATCGGCGCTTCTTTCCCCGGTAACCGTGATCAAAGGAATCGGACCTTCGAAGGCGGGCGCCCTCGCGTCCATAGGCATTTTTACTCTTCAAGATTTATTGAATTTTTTTCCGAGAAGATATCTGGATAGAAATCTTACGGACAACGTACTTTTAAAAGCGGGAGAAAGTGTTACTCTCATTTTGGAAGTTGTAGATGCCTATCTCGCGCACGGAAAAAAATCCAGACTTGTCGTCGGCGCTAAGACCAGAAACAACGAAAGGATCTCTTTGGTTTTTTTCCGCGGAGTCAATTTCTTTCAAAGAATTTTTCAACCGGGAACTACACTCGTAGCGACGGGAAAGTTGGAATTCTTCCGAGGTTTTCAACTCATTCATCCGGATTACGAAATTCTAACAAGCGCGATCAAACCGACTTATACGGTAAGCTCTTCATCTTCCAAAAAGAAAGAGGTCCCAAAGGAAGCGGAAGAAGAACCGGAAGAACTTCCCGAAATGATTCACGCGGGTCGTATTATTCCTTTGTATCCTTCCGGAGAAGCCTTAAAATCGGAAGGATTGGATTCGAGAGGATTCCGAAAAATTCTATATCTTGCATTAGAAAAATTGAAAGATAGAATTCCGGAAATTCTTCCCAAACAAATCGTTCAAAAAAGAGATCTTGTCCCAAGGGAAGAAGCTTATCGGGAAATTCATTTTCCAACCGACGAAAGCGCTTTAGAGAAAGCTAGATACAGACTCAAATACGAAGAATTGTTTTATTTCAATCTTCTTATCGAACACAAAAAAAAGGAACGAGAGAAGATCAAACGAGTTCTCTGGCCTCTGCCGAATTCAAAAACGGCATTAACCGTTCGTAAAAATCTTCCGTTTCAGCTGACCGAAGATCAAGAAACTGCAATTCAAAAAATTCTTGAATTAACAGTAAAGGAACAGCCGGCGGCGGTCTTGTTACAAGGAGACGTCGGTTCCGGGAAAACGTTAGTCGCTCTTTTGACCGCTCTTCGTTATCTGGACAATCAGATTCAAGTTTGTATGGTCGCGCCTACTGAAATTCTCGCGAGACAACACTATCAGACCATTCTCGGATTTTTAGGAAACATGCCTTTTCTCGGAATCGAACTTCTTGTCGGAAAGGAACCCAAGAAAAATCGTTATGAAAAACTTTATCGAATCAAAAAGGGGGACACGTTATTTGTCATTGGAACCCACAGCGTTTTTTCGGAAGACGTAGAATTCTTAGATCTCGGTCTTGTAATCATAGACGAACAACACAAATTCGGCGTGGACCAAAGAGAAGCGCTTCGCTCCAAAGGAAAGAATCCGGACATTCTCGCGATGACAGCGACTCCGATTCCTCGAACTCTTTGCCTCACTCTTTACGGCGATTTAGATTTACTTACGATCAAATCCAAACCGAAGGGAAGAATGCCGATTCAGACAAAATGGTTTCAAGAAGATAGAAGAGACGGCGTTTACAAATCCATTCGCAAATACGTTTCCTCCGGAAGACAGTGTTATATCGTTTATCCGCTCGTGGAAGAATCGGAAAAAGTAGATCTCAAGTCCTGTATCGAAGCCTACGAACAACTCAAACACGAAATTTTTCCCGATTTTCAAGTAGGACTCGTTCACGGTAAGATGGATACGGAGGAAAAAGATCGAGTGATGAAAGAATTCTCTAAAAATAGAATCCAGATCCTCGTATCCACAACCGTTATCGAAGTTGGAATCGACGTTCCGAATTCTACCGTAATGATGATCGAACACGCCGATCGATTCGGGATCTCGCAACTTCATCAGCTCAGAGGCCGCGTCGGACGCGGTGATCAGGAAAGTTTTTGTATTCTGATGACGGATTCTAAAGTTACTGACGATGCGAGAGTGAGACTCGACGCGATGGTAAACTTATCGGACGGATTCGCGTTATCCGAAATCGACCTTCAACTGCGCGGCCCCGGAGAATTACTGGGAGTTCGTCAAAGCGGTCTTCCCGATTTTAGAATCGCAGATCTCAGAGAAGATTCTAAACTTATAGAACTCACAAGAGAAGACGCTACTTTATTTGGAAATCCCGGAGACTTGGAAAAGGAAGAAATTCGTGGTAGGTTCAGCGAAGGAAGATTGTTATTTTCAAACTAA
- a CDS encoding TIGR04452 family lipoprotein, which produces MKKWFITSLIPFLLLTNCYLFDTIGFTIPDTISGSEAKNQILTSALIGAVAVPDSTAVIAIIAPQLAKVDEDRYYKKVDVDNCASSALLINVLTINVGGFNCNLEPREYVLWYVY; this is translated from the coding sequence ATGAAAAAGTGGTTCATCACTTCCTTGATTCCGTTTCTGCTGCTTACGAATTGTTACCTTTTTGATACGATCGGCTTTACCATTCCGGATACGATTTCCGGAAGCGAAGCAAAGAATCAAATTCTTACGAGTGCGTTGATTGGCGCGGTTGCGGTTCCGGATTCTACTGCAGTCATCGCGATTATCGCTCCTCAGTTGGCAAAAGTGGACGAGGATCGTTACTACAAAAAGGTGGACGTAGATAATTGTGCAAGCTCTGCACTTTTGATAAACGTTCTGACCATCAATGTCGGTGGATTCAATTGTAACTTAGAACCGAGAGAGTATGTTCTCTGGTATGTTTACTAA
- a CDS encoding metallophosphoesterase family protein, with amino-acid sequence MKIIYLTDIHDGLRGLKEILQQTTADLYLFSGDIIYKAFFSTDRIIEFCTIQEEMYRISKDQKEEINAYDYATRAIRFPEKYPAAIVEKSKEYRTLFHQAAKTMKEKYELIEIIIQKYSTAPVRVLPGNYDIDLQYSALYERDIHRKTFEQDGYKFAGYGGAPILTSGIPEKLAVKFHEYNRNGKSYSEPEDFFKEEQPDVVVIHNPPYGFLDKIPNYGNVGSQGIRRYLDDYSPALVVSGHVHEDQGIVKKGKTVFLNPSNFGAVDSVFGFQPGGFYSEIFLENGLVETVKLNRLVDHKIRLLMEVDCRGNSPAVKFVSQDSEVSAEDFVRI; translated from the coding sequence ATGAAAATCATTTACCTGACAGATATCCACGACGGTCTTCGCGGCTTGAAGGAAATTCTTCAGCAAACAACCGCCGATCTATATCTCTTCTCCGGAGACATCATCTACAAAGCTTTTTTTAGTACGGATAGAATCATAGAATTCTGTACGATTCAAGAAGAGATGTATCGTATCTCTAAGGATCAAAAAGAAGAGATCAATGCTTACGATTATGCTACACGAGCGATCCGTTTTCCCGAAAAATATCCGGCGGCCATCGTAGAAAAATCCAAAGAATACAGAACTCTCTTTCATCAAGCCGCAAAGACGATGAAAGAAAAATACGAACTCATCGAAATCATCATTCAAAAATATTCCACGGCTCCGGTCAGAGTCCTTCCCGGTAATTACGATATCGATCTCCAGTACAGCGCGCTTTATGAAAGAGACATTCATAGAAAGACGTTCGAACAAGACGGTTATAAATTTGCAGGTTACGGTGGAGCCCCGATTCTTACTTCGGGAATTCCTGAAAAATTAGCCGTAAAATTTCACGAATACAATCGAAACGGAAAAAGCTACAGCGAACCCGAAGATTTTTTCAAAGAAGAACAACCGGACGTCGTTGTGATCCACAACCCTCCTTACGGCTTTTTGGATAAGATTCCGAATTACGGTAATGTTGGTTCTCAAGGAATAAGAAGATATCTCGACGACTATTCTCCTGCTCTGGTTGTTTCCGGTCACGTTCACGAAGACCAAGGCATCGTAAAAAAAGGAAAAACCGTATTCTTAAATCCTTCCAATTTTGGAGCCGTTGATTCGGTCTTCGGTTTTCAACCGGGGGGATTTTACTCGGAAATATTTTTAGAAAATGGGCTTGTAGAAACCGTTAAATTGAATAGACTGGTGGACCACAAAATTCGCCTGTTAATGGAAGTAGATTGTAGAGGGAATTCTCCCGCGGTTAAGTTTGTAAGTCAGGATTCGGAGGTGTCGGCGGAAGATTTTGTGAGAATCTAA
- a CDS encoding NAD(P)H-dependent glycerol-3-phosphate dehydrogenase, with protein sequence MKIGVIGSGSFGTALGSLLADKGYDVTLWCRSDSQVESINRDHINNKHLPTFVLPEKLVASKDLKAVVQGKDMIVSSPPSHALTEILREIKEYLPEKVPIVSASKGIENGTLRLVSEIFESELPGKYHAYLSYLSGPSFAKEIIQKVPTIVSIASKNEATARKVQEIFSFLYFRTYWTPDVVGVEVGGSLKNVIALAAGVSDGLGFGQNTRAALITRGLNEITKIGLKLGADPMTFLGPSGMGDLILTCCGEQSRNRTVGFRLGKGETLEQILSSMNEVAEGVKTTQSAYELSQKLGIEMAITNEVYKMLYEGKNPKEVVKDLMKRDLKREGVSV encoded by the coding sequence ATGAAAATCGGAGTCATCGGATCGGGAAGTTTTGGTACTGCCTTAGGAAGTTTACTGGCTGATAAAGGTTACGATGTCACACTCTGGTGTAGAAGCGATTCTCAGGTTGAAAGTATCAACCGCGATCATATCAATAACAAACACCTTCCGACGTTTGTTCTTCCCGAAAAATTAGTAGCGAGTAAGGATCTTAAAGCGGTCGTTCAAGGAAAAGATATGATCGTATCTTCTCCGCCTTCGCACGCTCTTACGGAAATTTTACGCGAAATTAAAGAATATCTTCCGGAAAAAGTTCCTATCGTTTCCGCGAGTAAGGGAATCGAAAACGGAACCTTGCGTCTTGTTTCGGAGATTTTCGAATCGGAACTGCCAGGTAAATATCACGCCTATCTTTCTTATCTTTCAGGGCCTTCTTTCGCGAAAGAAATCATACAAAAAGTTCCAACGATCGTGAGCATCGCTTCCAAGAACGAAGCGACCGCGCGAAAAGTTCAGGAAATATTTAGCTTCTTATATTTTAGAACCTATTGGACTCCGGACGTCGTCGGTGTTGAGGTCGGAGGTTCTTTGAAAAACGTAATCGCTTTGGCCGCGGGAGTGAGCGACGGTCTTGGCTTTGGACAAAACACTCGAGCCGCGTTGATCACGAGAGGTTTGAACGAGATCACAAAGATCGGCTTGAAACTGGGAGCGGATCCGATGACTTTTCTCGGACCTTCGGGAATGGGAGATTTGATTCTCACTTGTTGCGGAGAACAATCTCGAAATCGGACGGTTGGTTTTCGTTTAGGAAAAGGAGAAACGTTGGAACAAATTCTTTCCAGCATGAACGAAGTCGCTGAAGGAGTAAAGACCACTCAGAGCGCCTATGAACTTTCTCAGAAGTTAGGCATAGAAATGGCGATCACGAACGAAGTCTATAAAATGCTTTACGAAGGTAAGAATCCGAAAGAAGTTGTGAAAGACCTTATGAAGCGCGATTTAAAAAGAGAAGGCGTTTCAGTCTGA